The following coding sequences lie in one Gorilla gorilla gorilla isolate KB3781 chromosome 5, NHGRI_mGorGor1-v2.1_pri, whole genome shotgun sequence genomic window:
- the ZSCAN9 gene encoding zinc finger and SCAN domain-containing protein 9 isoform X4: MNTNSKEVLSLGVQVPEAWEELLTMKVEAKSHLQWQESRLKRSNPLAREIFRRHFRQLCYQETPGPREALTRLQELCYQWLRPHVSTKEQILDLLVLEQFLSILPKELQGWVREHCPESGEEAVILLEDLERELDEPQHEMVAHRHRQEVLCKEMVPLAEQTPLSLQSQPKEPQLTCDSAQKCHSIGETGEGQHLFDVERISPGQAKTNNKPRAGKTGDPKTPYQITVMVSASESLVCSSLTLLPACRLLPEYHPGSSLDF; this comes from the exons ATGAATACAAACTCAAAGGAGGTTTTATCCCTGGGTGTTCAAGTTCCCGAGGCATGGGAAGAACTTCTGACAATGAAAGTGGAAGCAAAAAGTCACCTTCAATGGCAGGAATCCAGACTGAAACGCAGTAATCCACTGGCAAGGGAAATCTTCCGAAGGCACTTTCGACAGCTGTGCTACCAAGAGACCCCTGGACCAAGGGAGGCTCTTACTCGACTCCAGGAACTTTGCTACCAGTGGTTGAGGCCACATGTGAGCACAAAGGAGCAGATTTTGGATCTGCTGGTGCTGGAGCAGTTTCTATCCATTCTGCCCAAGGAGCTCCAGGGCTGGGTGAGGGAACACTGTCCAGAGAGTGGAGAAGAGGCTGTGATTTTGCTGGAGGATCTGGAGAGAGAGCTCGATGAACCACAACATGAG ATGGTGGCCCACAGACACAGACAAGAAGTCCTCTGTAAAGAGATGGTGCCTCTAGCAGAGCAGACACCACTGAGCCTTCAGTCCCAGCCTAAGGAGCCACAGCTCACATGTGACTCTGCTCAGAAGTGCCATTCTATTGGAGAGACAGGTGAGGGACAGCATTTATTTGATGTTGAACGAATCTCACCTGgtcaagcaaaaacaaacaataaacccAGAGCTGGGAAAACAGGAGACCCAAAGACTCCTTACCAGATAACAGTAATGGTCAGTGCTTCTGAGAGCCTAGTGTGCTCATCTTTGACCCTTCTCCCTGCATGCAGACTTCTCCCTGAGTACCACCCTGGAAGCTCTCTGGACTTCTGA